Proteins from one Malania oleifera isolate guangnan ecotype guangnan chromosome 4, ASM2987363v1, whole genome shotgun sequence genomic window:
- the LOC131153901 gene encoding protein CANDIDATE G-PROTEIN COUPLED RECEPTOR 7-like — protein MGADFKFSIPHRHPTTLPMLYFLLTFMISSVPSSICEIKDTPIVDDSRPMILFELFGFAPLGEVSISIKHFSWKSSINHGNAKPNPSSMGFFLATESSFPQILNELEYNDSFCVLSSLYVKLIFKIDNLNGSVVVEDPGQYFLVFGSCQPEFEVTMDVHTEMYNLRDGVKDFLPVGKTQLPKLYFLFFLVYLGFFALWVFICTNQTPNVDKIHLVMGALLIFKALKMICASEDTLFVRKTGTPHGWDIAFYVFGFFKGIMLFTVIVLIGTGWSFLKPYLQEREKNVLIVVIPLQVLENVASVVINEAGLSAKDRYAWTRIFILVDVVCCCAVFFPIIWSVGTLKEASKTDGKAARNLEKLTLFKRFYVVVIGYLYFTRIVVPSLWALFGSYKFEWSNIAVSEVASLGFYVFIFYNFQPIEKNPYLAIDDEEEAVATQILQEEDESFDL, from the coding sequence ATGGGAGCAGACTTCAAATTTTCTATTCCTCACCGCCACCCCACAACACTTCCCATGTTATATTTCCTATTAACGTTTATGATCTCAAGTGTCCCATCTTCCATTTGCGAGATCAAGGACACGCCCATCGTCGACGACTCTCGACCCATGATCTTGTTCGAGCTATTCGGGTTCGCTCCACTCGGCGAAGTCTCcatttcaataaaacatttttcaTGGAAATCATCAATTAATCATGGAAACGCAAAACCTAATCCTTCTTCCATGGGATTCTTCCTCGCCACCGAATCATCGTTCCCACAAATCCTGAATGAGTTAGAGTACAACGACAGCTTTTGCGTCCTCTCAAGCCTTTACGTAAAACTCATCTTCAAAATCGACAACCTCAACGGTTCCGTCGTGGTAGAAGACCCCGGCCAATACTTTTTGGTATTTGGAAGCTGCCAACCGGAATTCGAAGTCACCATGGACGTGCACACCGAGATGTACAACTTACGAGACGGCGTAAAAGATTTCCTCCCCGTCGGAAAAACCCAATTGCCAAAACTTTACTTTCTCTTCTTCCTCGTATACCTAGGGTTCTTCGCCCTATGGGTTTTCATTTGCACCAACCAAACGCCCAACGTCGACAAGATCCATCTCGTGATGGGCGCGTTGCTGATTTTCAAAGCACTGAAAATGATATGTGCTTCGGAGGACACGCTGTTCGTGAGGAAAACGGGAACGCCCCACGGCTGGGACATAGCGTTCTACGTGTTTGGGTTTTTCAAAGGGATAATGCTGTTCACGGTGATAGTCCTCATCGGCACGGGGTGGTCGTTCCTGAAGCCTTACCTGCAGGAGCGAGAGAAGAACGTTTTGATTGTGGTGATTCCGCTGCAGGTTCTGGAGAACGTGGCCAGCGTTGTGATTAACGAAGCTGGGCTTTCGGCGAAGGACAGGTACGCGTGGACCAGGATTTTCATTTTGGTTGACGTCGTGTGCTGCTGCGCGGTCTTCTTTCCGATCATTTGGTCGGTGGGAACGTTGAAGGAGGCGTCGAAGACGGACGGCAAGGCGGCTAGGAATTTGGAGAAGTTAACGTTGTTTAAAAGGTTCTATGTGGTCGTGATTGGGTATTTGTACTTCACGAGAATCGTGGTTCCCTCGTTATGGGCACTGTTCGGTAGCTATAAATTTGAGTGGAGTAATATTGCGGTGAGTGAGGTGGCAAGCTTGGGTTTCTACGTGTTTATATTTTATAACTTCCAACCAATTGAGAAGAACCCTTACTTGGCCATTGATGATGAGGAAGAAGCTGTTGCAACACAAATATTACAAGAAGAAGATGAATCGTTTGATCTTTag